One window of Stigmatella erecta genomic DNA carries:
- a CDS encoding LEA type 2 family protein codes for MKPSFCSPAPSAPLLLACLWLGCASAPPRPVGPAALAAQETTVPAQTLTDATVQYAGQLTTPGEAVLEKADYELVSDGAVVKTGSAALRVRLAPGQPTAFSFREQASYVKGPEDLRVLSERGGTLLLALRGTLTVRSGEAVETVPFAASRAVRVPRLPTLVIESLDGARYSDEEVNLIVRVGVKNPNPFPLRVDALTYSLQVAGKKLGEGTLAQGDTVDPSATGVYPVEAAVTRESFGPEVKKLIATGTLPYRMQGELKGPHLQVPYALEGSVKINTSR; via the coding sequence GTGAAGCCCTCCTTCTGCTCGCCCGCCCCCAGCGCTCCCCTCCTTCTGGCCTGCCTGTGGCTCGGCTGTGCCTCGGCGCCCCCCCGGCCCGTGGGCCCCGCCGCCCTCGCCGCCCAGGAGACCACCGTGCCCGCGCAGACGCTCACCGACGCCACGGTGCAGTACGCCGGCCAGCTCACCACGCCCGGCGAGGCCGTGCTGGAGAAGGCCGACTACGAGCTCGTCTCCGACGGGGCGGTGGTGAAGACGGGCTCGGCGGCGCTCCGCGTGCGCCTGGCGCCCGGCCAGCCCACCGCCTTCTCCTTCCGGGAGCAGGCCTCTTATGTGAAGGGGCCGGAGGACCTGCGGGTGCTGAGCGAGCGGGGCGGCACGCTGCTGCTGGCCCTGCGGGGCACGCTGACGGTGCGCTCGGGCGAGGCCGTGGAGACGGTGCCCTTCGCCGCCTCGCGCGCGGTGCGCGTGCCGCGGCTGCCCACCCTCGTCATCGAGAGCCTGGATGGCGCGCGCTACTCGGACGAGGAGGTGAACCTCATCGTCCGGGTGGGCGTGAAGAACCCCAACCCCTTCCCCCTGCGCGTGGATGCGCTCACCTACAGCCTCCAGGTGGCCGGCAAGAAGCTCGGCGAGGGCACGCTGGCCCAGGGCGACACGGTGGATCCATCCGCCACGGGCGTGTACCCGGTGGAGGCCGCGGTGACGAGGGAGTCCTTCGGCCCCGAGGTGAAGAAGCTCATCGCCACGGGCACCCTGCCCTACCGGATGCAGGGCGAGCTGAAGGGCCCCCACCTCCAGGTGCCCTACGCCCTGGAGGGCAGCGTGAAGATCAACACCTCCCGCTGA
- a CDS encoding putative metallopeptidase, whose translation MVTRRPNFNKALRALIRDIATRMPEFHHVKAQRIVLVAGEARRASRGTVKPLCFRGGKSVDRGGRRKPIVRIKGRRMLYCITLRPLFFRGSTAQARIETIMHELFHCSRRFDGTLHAGRRHDVLGKDFARRLRPLVRRYLKGCSRELQAAFAYNGEVRVLQWLERPGPAYIPGYSRVRKVYTEDQLYYGIARMVTPKPRVARAAPASPKGY comes from the coding sequence GTGGTCACCCGCCGCCCCAACTTCAACAAGGCCCTCCGCGCGCTCATCCGGGACATCGCCACCCGCATGCCGGAGTTCCACCATGTGAAGGCCCAGCGCATCGTGCTGGTGGCGGGCGAGGCGCGCCGGGCCTCGCGCGGCACGGTGAAGCCCCTGTGCTTCCGGGGCGGCAAGAGCGTGGACCGGGGCGGCCGGCGCAAGCCCATCGTGCGCATCAAGGGCCGGCGCATGCTCTACTGCATCACCCTGCGCCCGCTGTTCTTCCGGGGCTCCACCGCCCAGGCGCGCATCGAGACCATCATGCACGAGCTCTTCCACTGCTCGCGCCGCTTCGATGGCACGCTGCACGCCGGAAGGCGGCACGACGTGCTGGGCAAGGACTTCGCCCGGCGCTTGCGGCCGCTCGTGCGCCGCTACCTGAAGGGGTGCTCCCGGGAGCTCCAGGCCGCGTTCGCCTACAACGGCGAGGTGCGCGTGCTCCAGTGGCTGGAGCGGCCGGGCCCCGCCTACATCCCGGGCTACTCGCGCGTGCGCAAGGTGTACACGGAGGATCAGCTCTACTACGGCATCGCCCGCATGGTGACGCCCAAGCCCCGCGTGGCGCGCGCGGCCCCGGCCAGCCCCAAGGGGTACTAG
- a CDS encoding chitosanase produces the protein MDTRRHETLWTVGRRLARLGMTTTLIACGAGVDPAGEGPEAGAGELEACSYAVATSTHMGSESWGSITFKNTGASDIQNPEISFSVPAGVTCGEGPAGWTRLQGHGTCKYTSAAHLTIGAEASYTFSYFTDSSSSFTATQVQVRAAHCAGAVDGKEGLTASQKALVEALTRIWEHNTPEPGVFPHTASGAQAYEAAMREAQAWGLATALSKAALYDAFIQHGEQGVRNMLQRTHASLGLSGQASPAVGLQGTSEDAWLKSFLEQRRDTLAADAEGRYAIDRVATYEKQRRRGNWELASAVQNDVRARDCWNGAYPDSGFTVRTLHPDGRWSTPGSYLYSCR, from the coding sequence ATGGACACCCGCCGGCACGAGACGCTGTGGACCGTGGGCCGCCGCCTGGCGCGGCTGGGGATGACCACCACCCTCATCGCCTGCGGGGCGGGCGTGGACCCGGCGGGCGAGGGCCCGGAGGCGGGCGCGGGGGAGCTCGAGGCCTGCTCGTACGCGGTGGCCACCAGCACCCACATGGGCTCGGAGTCCTGGGGCTCCATCACCTTCAAGAACACCGGCGCGAGCGACATCCAGAACCCGGAGATTTCCTTCAGCGTGCCGGCCGGGGTGACGTGCGGCGAGGGCCCGGCGGGGTGGACGCGCCTCCAGGGCCACGGCACCTGCAAGTACACGAGCGCCGCCCACCTGACGATCGGCGCGGAGGCCTCCTACACCTTCTCCTACTTCACGGACTCCTCCTCCTCGTTCACCGCGACCCAGGTGCAGGTTCGCGCGGCCCACTGCGCCGGCGCGGTGGACGGGAAGGAGGGCCTGACGGCCTCCCAGAAGGCGCTCGTGGAAGCGCTCACCCGCATCTGGGAGCACAACACCCCGGAGCCCGGCGTGTTCCCCCACACGGCCTCCGGCGCCCAGGCCTACGAGGCCGCGATGCGCGAGGCCCAGGCGTGGGGCCTGGCCACGGCGCTGTCGAAGGCGGCGCTGTATGACGCCTTCATCCAGCACGGCGAGCAGGGCGTGCGGAACATGCTCCAGCGCACCCACGCCTCGCTGGGCCTGAGCGGCCAGGCATCCCCCGCGGTGGGCCTCCAGGGCACCAGCGAGGACGCGTGGCTCAAGAGCTTCCTGGAGCAGCGCCGGGACACGCTGGCCGCGGACGCCGAGGGGCGCTACGCCATCGACCGGGTGGCCACCTACGAGAAGCAGCGCCGGCGCGGCAACTGGGAGCTGGCCTCCGCGGTGCAGAACGACGTGCGCGCCCGGGACTGCTGGAACGGGGCCTACCCGGACAGCGGCTTCACGGTGCGCACGCTCCACCCGGACGGCCGCTGGAGCACGCCCGGCTCGTACCTCTACTCGTGCCGCTGA
- a CDS encoding glycosyltransferase family 87 protein yields the protein MSAPTSAVSVSPRLGVWQWVAFLVGVVPLAVYAFSPREGDLPLYFRTAHAFLQGAVPNQDFRFEYPPYALLWFVPAAWLGPTLPAFIPLFGLQLVLFDAFIKWLLLSEGVRRWGPAWRAWVPFGVYTVASWVQSVHYLKRYDLIPAAFVLVALVALARRREGLAGWALSVGVVTKLYPVVLVPLALAVCWRRGTWRRLGLGLLVGVLPLVPLSAFWPWWHFASFHVERGLQVESLGASLLWAAHRLGFAPGVAWVHAPAAYELHGAAAEAVKAASRWVWVAGSLAAAAVGLAAVRRRLPERTEDWARLALGPLLAFVALNPVLSPQYLVWLVGAAGLALLSGSRWAPGAIFAAAMMTRGLFAGSQYRTGLGGPHTVLLLVRNGLLVAAGLALVWEVWRARKPPPEGALSR from the coding sequence GTGTCCGCTCCGACTTCTGCTGTGTCCGTCTCTCCCCGGCTGGGGGTGTGGCAGTGGGTGGCCTTCCTGGTGGGGGTGGTGCCGCTGGCCGTCTACGCCTTCTCGCCGCGGGAGGGCGATCTGCCGCTGTACTTCCGCACGGCCCACGCCTTCCTGCAGGGGGCGGTGCCCAACCAGGACTTCCGCTTCGAGTACCCGCCCTACGCGCTGCTGTGGTTCGTCCCGGCGGCGTGGCTGGGCCCCACGCTGCCCGCCTTCATCCCGCTGTTCGGGCTGCAGCTGGTGCTCTTCGATGCCTTCATCAAGTGGCTGCTGCTGTCCGAGGGGGTGCGGCGCTGGGGGCCCGCGTGGCGCGCGTGGGTGCCCTTCGGGGTGTACACGGTGGCCAGCTGGGTGCAGAGCGTCCACTACCTCAAGCGGTATGATCTCATCCCCGCCGCCTTCGTGCTGGTGGCGCTGGTGGCGCTGGCGCGGCGGCGCGAGGGGCTGGCCGGGTGGGCGCTCTCGGTGGGGGTGGTGACGAAGCTCTACCCCGTGGTGCTGGTGCCGCTGGCGCTCGCGGTGTGCTGGCGCCGGGGCACCTGGCGGCGGCTGGGGCTGGGGCTGCTCGTGGGGGTGCTTCCGCTGGTGCCGCTGAGCGCCTTCTGGCCGTGGTGGCACTTCGCCTCGTTCCATGTGGAGCGGGGGCTCCAGGTGGAGTCCCTGGGGGCCTCGCTGCTGTGGGCCGCGCACCGGCTGGGCTTCGCCCCGGGGGTGGCGTGGGTCCACGCGCCGGCCGCCTACGAGCTGCACGGGGCCGCCGCCGAGGCGGTGAAGGCGGCCTCCCGGTGGGTGTGGGTGGCGGGCTCGCTGGCCGCCGCGGCGGTGGGGCTCGCGGCGGTGCGCCGGCGCCTGCCCGAGCGCACGGAGGACTGGGCGCGGCTGGCCCTGGGGCCGCTCTTGGCCTTCGTGGCCCTCAACCCCGTGCTCAGCCCGCAGTACCTGGTGTGGCTGGTGGGCGCGGCGGGGCTCGCGCTGCTGTCCGGCTCGCGGTGGGCGCCCGGGGCCATCTTCGCCGCGGCGATGATGACCCGGGGCCTCTTCGCGGGCAGCCAGTACCGCACGGGGCTCGGCGGGCCGCACACGGTGCTGCTGCTCGTGCGCAACGGCCTGCTGGTGGCCGCGGGCCTCGCGCTGGTGTGGGAGGTGTGGCGGGCGCGGAAGCCCCCGCCGGAGGGGGCGCTCAGCCGTTAG
- a CDS encoding STAS/SEC14 domain-containing protein, with product MERQFGQHTIAFEAPDIVRFVFRGDIEPTDQQGMHDFVEELHARHGLLYLLGDLRLGTGLSQETRKRLGQAPSHVPYKAMVFFGASFSMRTLFNMLNRAYVLMSRTTVSTVFVETEQEARDWLAQQRTLPPNG from the coding sequence ATGGAACGGCAATTCGGTCAGCACACGATCGCGTTCGAGGCACCGGACATCGTGAGGTTCGTCTTCCGGGGCGACATCGAGCCGACGGATCAACAGGGGATGCATGACTTCGTGGAGGAGCTCCATGCCCGCCACGGCCTCCTCTACTTGCTGGGAGACCTCCGCCTGGGCACGGGCTTGTCGCAGGAGACCCGCAAGCGGCTGGGCCAAGCCCCCAGCCACGTGCCGTACAAGGCCATGGTGTTCTTCGGCGCCAGCTTCTCCATGCGAACGCTCTTCAACATGCTCAACCGGGCCTACGTGCTCATGAGCCGCACGACCGTGAGCACGGTCTTCGTGGAGACCGAGCAGGAAGCCCGGGACTGGCTCGCCCAGCAGCGGACCCTTCCCCCTAACGGCTGA
- a CDS encoding STAS domain-containing protein has product MAHPPLLPLDKPLTISPERIGRIIDVLSMIAVGRLEPQFTTLPIDTQDEFAVLEETLNIFVRELASTRQENDETLARLAASNRDLEEKLTTIEQQRMAIQDLSTPIIELWEDILTLPIVGVVDTQRSVEMTERLLHRIVQDKARCVIIDITGVEVVDTMTANHFIKMVKAARLLGAHCVVTGISPMIAQTLVQIGVDLRDIQTLGSLKEGLRACFLYLRQRLGTAPVPR; this is encoded by the coding sequence ATGGCCCACCCTCCGCTGCTCCCCCTGGACAAACCCCTCACCATCAGCCCCGAGCGCATCGGCCGCATCATCGACGTGCTGTCGATGATTGCCGTGGGGCGCCTCGAGCCCCAGTTCACCACGCTGCCCATCGACACGCAGGACGAGTTCGCCGTCCTGGAGGAGACGCTCAACATCTTCGTGCGCGAGCTGGCCAGCACGCGCCAGGAGAACGACGAGACCCTGGCGCGCCTGGCCGCCAGCAACCGGGATCTGGAGGAGAAGCTCACCACCATCGAGCAGCAGCGCATGGCCATTCAAGATTTGTCCACCCCCATCATCGAGCTGTGGGAGGACATCCTCACGCTGCCCATCGTCGGCGTGGTGGACACGCAGCGCTCGGTGGAGATGACCGAGCGGCTGCTGCACCGCATCGTCCAGGACAAGGCCCGCTGCGTCATCATCGACATCACCGGCGTGGAGGTGGTGGACACCATGACGGCCAACCACTTCATCAAGATGGTGAAGGCCGCGCGGCTGCTCGGGGCCCACTGTGTGGTGACGGGCATCAGCCCGATGATTGCCCAGACGCTGGTGCAGATCGGCGTGGACCTGCGGGACATCCAGACGCTCGGCAGCCTCAAGGAAGGCCTGCGCGCGTGCTTCCTCTACCTGCGCCAGCGCCTGGGCACGGCCCCCGTCCCCCGATGA
- a CDS encoding STAS domain-containing protein: MSFTDEKTASRPRPEMSRIPIIPLWGQLIVPLQGDITDAQAAQLCSDVLRTLQRTGARGLVVDISGLWLVDSHLCAVLARLSNAARLMGTHTVLSGMGADVALTLQSMGIQLEGVETALGLEEGLSLLGVQIAGPAAHNPEREAIQRLADEMLGLPPVLPSKPLP; the protein is encoded by the coding sequence ATGAGCTTCACGGACGAGAAGACGGCCTCGCGGCCCCGGCCCGAGATGTCACGCATTCCCATCATCCCCCTGTGGGGCCAGCTCATCGTCCCCCTGCAAGGGGACATCACCGATGCCCAGGCGGCGCAGCTCTGCTCGGACGTGCTGCGCACCCTCCAGCGCACCGGGGCCCGGGGCCTGGTGGTGGACATCTCCGGCCTGTGGCTGGTGGACAGCCACCTGTGCGCGGTGCTGGCCCGGCTGTCCAACGCGGCCCGGCTCATGGGCACGCACACGGTGCTCTCCGGCATGGGCGCCGACGTGGCCCTGACGCTGCAGAGCATGGGCATTCAGCTCGAAGGCGTGGAGACGGCGCTGGGCCTCGAGGAGGGGCTCAGCCTGCTGGGCGTGCAGATTGCCGGCCCGGCCGCCCACAACCCCGAGCGCGAGGCCATTCAACGGCTGGCGGACGAGATGCTCGGCCTGCCCCCTGTCCTTCCGTCCAAGCCCCTTCCCTGA
- a CDS encoding SpoIIE family protein phosphatase encodes MKLTTAWRSRPRQGELANGDAVLVRSEQGHTLLAVVDALGHGPVAAGVAGKALQGLASAPLPSSVEALVEVLHRVLKGTRGAAALLALFDGRTLRCGGVGNVDLRTVGTRVPVFPTPGILGHPCRKVHALEAALVPHDRLVFFTDGLSSRLEAHLTRGHDPEAACALLMERYGRHTDDATVLVVDVEGE; translated from the coding sequence ATGAAGCTCACCACCGCCTGGCGCTCGCGGCCCCGGCAGGGGGAGCTGGCCAACGGCGACGCGGTGCTGGTGCGCAGCGAGCAGGGACACACGCTGCTGGCCGTGGTGGACGCGCTGGGGCATGGCCCGGTGGCCGCCGGCGTGGCCGGCAAGGCGCTGCAGGGCTTGGCAAGCGCGCCCCTGCCCTCCAGCGTGGAGGCGCTGGTGGAGGTGCTGCACCGGGTGCTCAAGGGCACCCGGGGCGCGGCGGCCCTGCTGGCCCTGTTCGATGGGCGCACGCTGCGCTGTGGCGGGGTGGGCAACGTGGACCTGCGCACCGTGGGCACGCGGGTGCCGGTGTTCCCCACCCCGGGAATCCTCGGCCACCCGTGCCGGAAGGTTCACGCCCTGGAGGCCGCCCTGGTGCCGCACGACCGGCTGGTCTTCTTCACCGATGGCTTGAGCTCCCGGCTGGAGGCCCACCTCACCCGGGGGCACGATCCTGAGGCCGCCTGTGCTTTGTTGATGGAGCGATACGGGCGCCACACCGATGATGCGACGGTGCTCGTGGTGGATGTGGAGGGAGAATGA
- a CDS encoding ATP-binding protein codes for MSPDELHSRLLYVLLGFMPETAARLVLRGTLESLKLPSGELSVEVLPRVIHALEPATRHFMHPAQRPRLTLELKELLNAPFRGLPPRPASLPTPVPPPPPSPSPHLGTPLLTRPTVLLIRTEADATTARFTARSLCEELGGKGFECQKVATAVSELVRNQLSYAGGGTLQLQPQRTPRRLLRVLAQDQGPGIPDVALVLSGAYRSKTGLGMGLLGVKRLADRFEVRTGPTGTQVEFEVFL; via the coding sequence GTGAGTCCGGACGAGCTTCACTCCCGGCTGCTGTATGTCCTGCTGGGCTTCATGCCGGAGACCGCGGCCCGGCTGGTGCTTCGCGGCACGCTGGAGTCCCTGAAGCTGCCGTCCGGGGAGCTGAGCGTGGAGGTGCTGCCGCGCGTCATCCACGCGCTGGAGCCGGCCACCCGGCACTTCATGCACCCGGCGCAGCGCCCCCGGCTCACCCTGGAGCTCAAGGAGCTGCTGAACGCGCCCTTCCGGGGGCTGCCGCCGCGCCCCGCGAGCCTGCCCACCCCTGTCCCCCCGCCCCCGCCGTCTCCCTCGCCCCACCTGGGCACGCCGCTGCTGACCCGGCCCACGGTGCTGCTCATCCGCACCGAGGCGGACGCCACCACCGCGCGCTTCACGGCGCGCTCGCTCTGCGAGGAGCTGGGCGGCAAGGGCTTCGAGTGCCAGAAGGTGGCCACGGCGGTGAGCGAGCTGGTGCGCAACCAGCTCTCCTATGCCGGCGGGGGCACGCTTCAGCTTCAACCCCAGCGCACGCCCCGGCGCCTGCTGCGCGTGCTGGCCCAGGACCAGGGGCCGGGCATCCCGGATGTGGCCCTGGTGCTCTCGGGCGCCTACCGCAGCAAGACGGGCCTGGGCATGGGGCTGCTGGGGGTGAAGCGGCTGGCGGACCGGTTCGAGGTCCGCACGGGCCCCACGGGCACGCAAGTCGAATTCGAGGTCTTCCTATGA
- a CDS encoding ATP-binding protein, with protein sequence MLISTDPARLCVPIRRKSDTAVAAAMGRHFARGAGLAAVPSAEVALAVSELASNLVRHTGSGGTVELWLEADWLVIRAQDRGPGMRHPEQLFTGRQGRPGPLPGESLGEGGPAIQRMTDAVHVHNREGGGLEVVARKRRPALARKDGW encoded by the coding sequence TTGCTCATCTCCACAGACCCGGCCCGGCTGTGTGTCCCCATCCGGCGCAAGTCGGACACGGCGGTCGCGGCCGCGATGGGACGTCACTTCGCCCGGGGGGCGGGTCTGGCGGCGGTCCCCAGCGCCGAGGTGGCCCTGGCCGTGAGCGAGCTGGCCAGCAACCTGGTGCGCCACACGGGCAGCGGCGGCACCGTGGAGCTGTGGCTGGAGGCCGATTGGCTGGTCATCCGCGCGCAGGACCGGGGACCGGGGATGCGCCACCCCGAGCAGCTCTTCACGGGCCGGCAGGGAAGGCCCGGGCCGCTGCCGGGCGAGAGCCTGGGCGAGGGGGGCCCGGCGATCCAGCGCATGACGGATGCCGTGCACGTCCACAACCGCGAGGGCGGCGGGCTCGAGGTCGTGGCCCGCAAGCGGCGCCCCGCCCTGGCCCGGAAGGACGGGTGGTGA
- a CDS encoding tetratricopeptide repeat protein produces MTRTGVLVLQLLTAAPPAPQAPAPAPAVAEEAPALPPEAEALYKLGTAFLAQGQPQRAVAPLTKLSEQVPEAVPVRLALARALRLSGDTEKARALLDSAIAAAPEEPTLRAERGLLARVLDETDVAITQYSVACELAPADAELRFNLGETLQRAARMDDAIEAYREALKLDESLTVARVNLGKALAEKGRLAEAKEALLAATTRAPSDAEARYNLGVLRMRENDLAGAMGEYRKALELQPRHAPAHNNLGVAHDGLGQHAQALEAFKKAIAADPKYAEAHFNLGLAYFRLGDNARATKSFEKALLLEPRRSSGPYTQLGHLYLLQGKKDRAIESFQKALAASAEDGQKTTEAHQGLARAYLAKGRVGDAVATLKTAVEEFPRDVGARAAYGDALKAQGDLDGALAQYEQGVALSPTPEARLALADAYALKRVSAKAQPLYEALLKEDAGLRAAALGLADLYLAMGRYAEVEQLLKPREGEEADTAALARLGIMHSRLARPDKAVALLEQVAGKDPAQLDARAELGQLYLRGGDKNKAVRVLGDVLATEPRHPLGLLYLGQTLYALGKTKQSEKSFQAAAEADPNAAEPHNALGQLLEAAGRLDEARKEYARAVELQSNHADAQAALQRLGSSAAAAAPVP; encoded by the coding sequence ATGACTCGAACCGGTGTCCTCGTTCTCCAGCTGCTGACCGCCGCCCCCCCCGCGCCCCAGGCGCCCGCCCCGGCACCGGCCGTGGCCGAGGAGGCCCCCGCGCTGCCGCCCGAGGCGGAGGCCCTCTACAAGCTGGGCACGGCCTTCCTCGCGCAAGGGCAGCCCCAGCGGGCGGTGGCGCCCCTGACGAAGCTCTCGGAGCAGGTGCCCGAGGCGGTGCCCGTGCGGCTGGCGCTGGCCCGGGCGCTGCGGCTGTCCGGGGACACGGAGAAGGCGCGCGCGCTGCTGGACAGCGCCATCGCGGCCGCGCCCGAGGAGCCCACGCTGCGCGCCGAGCGCGGCCTGCTGGCGCGGGTGCTGGACGAGACGGACGTGGCCATCACCCAGTACTCGGTGGCCTGTGAGCTGGCCCCGGCCGACGCCGAGCTGCGCTTCAACCTGGGGGAGACGCTCCAGCGCGCCGCCCGGATGGACGACGCCATCGAGGCCTACCGGGAGGCGCTCAAGCTGGACGAGTCGCTCACCGTGGCCCGGGTGAACCTGGGCAAGGCCCTGGCCGAGAAGGGCCGCCTGGCGGAGGCCAAGGAGGCGCTGCTCGCCGCCACCACGCGCGCCCCCTCGGACGCGGAGGCCCGCTACAACCTGGGCGTGCTGCGCATGCGGGAGAACGACCTGGCGGGCGCCATGGGCGAGTACCGCAAGGCACTGGAGCTGCAGCCCCGCCACGCGCCGGCGCACAACAACCTGGGCGTGGCGCACGACGGGCTGGGCCAGCACGCCCAGGCACTGGAGGCCTTCAAGAAGGCCATCGCCGCGGACCCGAAGTACGCCGAGGCGCACTTCAACCTGGGGCTCGCCTACTTCCGGCTCGGGGACAACGCCCGGGCCACGAAGTCCTTCGAGAAGGCGCTGCTCCTGGAGCCGCGCCGCTCCAGCGGGCCGTACACCCAGCTCGGCCACCTCTACCTCCTCCAGGGCAAGAAGGACCGGGCGATCGAGTCCTTCCAGAAGGCGCTCGCGGCCAGCGCGGAGGACGGCCAGAAGACGACGGAGGCGCACCAGGGCCTGGCCCGGGCCTACCTCGCCAAGGGCCGCGTGGGCGACGCCGTGGCCACGCTGAAGACGGCCGTGGAGGAGTTCCCCCGGGACGTGGGCGCGCGCGCGGCCTACGGCGATGCGCTGAAGGCCCAGGGAGACCTGGACGGCGCCCTCGCCCAGTACGAGCAGGGCGTGGCGCTGTCCCCCACCCCCGAGGCGCGCCTGGCGCTCGCGGACGCCTATGCGCTCAAGCGCGTGAGCGCCAAGGCCCAGCCCCTCTACGAGGCGCTGTTGAAGGAGGACGCGGGCCTCCGCGCGGCGGCGCTGGGGCTGGCGGACCTGTACCTGGCCATGGGGCGCTACGCGGAGGTGGAGCAGCTCCTCAAGCCCCGCGAGGGCGAGGAGGCGGACACGGCGGCCCTGGCGCGGCTGGGCATCATGCACTCGCGCCTGGCGCGGCCGGACAAGGCCGTGGCGCTGCTGGAGCAGGTGGCCGGGAAGGACCCGGCCCAGCTCGACGCGCGCGCGGAGCTGGGCCAGCTCTACCTGCGCGGGGGCGACAAGAACAAGGCGGTGCGCGTGCTGGGAGACGTGCTGGCCACGGAGCCCCGGCACCCGCTGGGCCTGCTGTACCTGGGCCAGACCCTCTACGCGCTGGGCAAGACGAAGCAGTCGGAGAAGTCCTTCCAGGCCGCGGCCGAGGCGGATCCGAACGCCGCCGAGCCGCACAACGCCCTGGGCCAACTCCTGGAGGCCGCGGGGCGGCTCGACGAGGCCCGCAAGGAGTACGCCCGGGCCGTCGAGCTCCAGTCGAACCACGCCGACGCGCAGGCCGCCCTCCAGCGGCTGGGCAGCAGCGCCGCGGCCGCGGCCCCCGTGCCCTGA